A genomic window from Bacillota bacterium includes:
- a CDS encoding cation transporter, whose protein sequence is MDKKVKVARLSVASNTVLTTGKLIIGFSMGSVSVISEGFHSGMDLIAAIIALISVNKAAKPADTSYQYGYGKYENLASIIEALLIVAAAGLITAEAYPRLFEPAPVHALGLGMLIMAVSACVNLFVSRMLLKAARETDSPALAADGMHLLTDVYTSVGVLIGVIIIKFTGWYIVDPLIGIAVSIFILKAAWELIRDSIKSILDMSLPEEEKKLIMKTLQKYEHKFVEFHELRTRRAGAERHIDLHLVIAHHLSVGQVHEVCDEIESTIKQLFPRCKVLIHAEPCDGSCERCNKDKNRSRCSYN, encoded by the coding sequence ATGGACAAAAAAGTTAAGGTAGCTCGACTGTCTGTAGCATCCAATACCGTACTTACTACAGGGAAGCTGATAATTGGGTTTAGTATGGGCTCAGTTAGTGTTATTTCAGAAGGGTTTCATTCGGGCATGGACCTTATAGCGGCTATTATAGCCCTTATTTCGGTAAACAAAGCGGCAAAGCCTGCTGATACCAGTTACCAGTACGGGTATGGTAAATATGAAAATTTGGCCAGTATTATCGAAGCATTACTAATTGTAGCAGCTGCAGGGTTGATTACCGCAGAAGCTTATCCAAGGCTTTTTGAGCCGGCGCCGGTGCACGCTTTGGGACTAGGAATGCTTATAATGGCAGTTAGTGCATGCGTAAATTTGTTTGTTTCACGCATGCTTTTAAAGGCGGCGCGGGAAACTGATTCACCCGCTCTTGCCGCGGACGGCATGCATTTGTTGACTGACGTCTATACTTCAGTGGGCGTTCTTATCGGGGTTATCATTATAAAATTTACCGGCTGGTATATAGTGGATCCTCTGATTGGTATAGCTGTATCAATTTTTATTTTAAAGGCTGCTTGGGAACTAATAAGAGATTCTATAAAAAGCATATTAGATATGAGTTTGCCCGAAGAAGAAAAAAAATTGATCATGAAAACCCTGCAGAAGTATGAGCATAAATTTGTGGAATTTCACGAATTAAGGACGCGCAGGGCTGGGGCTGAAAGGCATATTGACCTGCATTTGGTAATAGCCCATCATCTTTCGGTAGGGCAGGTGCACGAAGTTTGCGATGAAATTGAGAGTACGATAAAGCAATTATTTCCACGGTGTAAGGTATTAATTCATGCTGAACCGTGTGATGGGAGTTGTGAACGTTGCAACAAAGATAAAAACCGTAGCAGATGCTCTTATAACTGA
- a CDS encoding zinc-binding protein — protein MSLFEDKTLECKDCGEEFVFSTGEQEFFQEKGFENEPTRCPECRKNRRQRKGGNNRGGSRPMFDVRCDECGIMTKVPFEPDGRKKVYCSDCFRDRRDRATW, from the coding sequence ATGAGTTTGTTTGAAGACAAGACCTTAGAATGCAAAGATTGCGGGGAGGAATTTGTTTTTAGTACCGGTGAGCAGGAGTTCTTTCAGGAAAAAGGCTTTGAAAATGAGCCTACTCGCTGTCCGGAATGTCGTAAGAATAGGCGCCAGCGCAAAGGGGGAAATAATAGAGGTGGTAGTCGTCCCATGTTTGACGTCCGTTGCGATGAGTGTGGGATAATGACCAAGGTTCCCTTTGAGCCTGATGGTCGTAAAAAAGTCTATTGTAGTGATTGTTTCCGCGATCGTCGCGATCGTGCGACATGGTAA
- a CDS encoding 2-oxoacid:ferredoxin oxidoreductase subunit beta, with protein sequence MSIDYSLYLAKERLPHLWCPGCGHGIILKNMLISMAEMEVPREKALLACGIGCSGRAGDYVNIHRFQGTHGRTLAYVTGIKMAHPELKTFCIMGDGDCSAIGIGHLIHAARRNVDVTAIVPNNLNYGMTGGQFPPLTPGESLTSTSRSGKAEPDMDLCRLAAEAGANYVARTTVYHVVEMKKRFIEATSNKGFSLVEVITPCPTYYGRYNQLGNAHEMIEWIKNKTVPLHKYEEMSVKNQEQHFWRGKLVEKHKPDLYTRYWQHERGMDHRA encoded by the coding sequence ATGAGTATAGATTACAGCTTATACCTGGCCAAAGAACGTCTTCCTCATCTCTGGTGCCCCGGATGCGGCCACGGTATAATCCTAAAAAACATGTTGATTTCTATGGCGGAAATGGAAGTCCCCAGGGAAAAGGCCCTTTTGGCCTGCGGCATAGGTTGTTCAGGAAGAGCTGGTGACTATGTGAATATTCACCGGTTTCAAGGTACACATGGCCGCACCCTTGCTTACGTCACAGGCATTAAAATGGCCCATCCTGAACTAAAAACCTTTTGTATTATGGGGGACGGTGATTGTAGTGCTATTGGTATCGGGCACCTTATTCACGCTGCCCGCCGCAATGTGGACGTAACAGCCATTGTGCCTAATAACTTAAACTATGGCATGACAGGTGGCCAATTTCCCCCCCTAACTCCTGGGGAAAGTCTCACCAGTACCTCCCGCTCGGGAAAAGCTGAACCTGATATGGATCTATGCCGCTTGGCAGCAGAAGCCGGAGCTAATTACGTGGCCCGGACGACCGTATACCATGTCGTTGAAATGAAAAAAAGATTTATTGAGGCAACCAGCAACAAAGGTTTCTCCTTGGTGGAAGTAATAACACCATGCCCAACATATTATGGACGTTATAACCAACTGGGAAATGCACATGAAATGATAGAATGGATAAAGAATAAAACTGTGCCGTTACACAAATACGAAGAAATGTCCGTGAAGAATCAAGAGCAACATTTTTGGCGTGGTAAACTGGTGGAAAAACACAAACCGGATCTTTACACCCGCTACTGGCAGCACGAAAGGGGGATGGACCACCGTGCCTGA
- a CDS encoding 2-oxoacid:acceptor oxidoreductase subunit alpha: MKKDDSIKFLQGNEACALGGITAGARFFAGYPISPASEIAELSSLLLPQRGGIYLQMEDEIASIAAVIGASLGGMKAFTSTSGPGLSLMQENIGFAIMAEAPCVIINVQRFGPSTGVATRPGQADVMAARWGTHGDHGIIVLAPTSVQECYDLTIEAFNLAEALRTPVILLTDATLAHLREKVVTKTDKELSIISRQKPHQVTGDYQPYRPGPNGVPVLPDFGDQNILRITGLVHDHDGYSTPKPQTAGDLVHRLLQKIEGATGLMPTPRYFGSNDPEIVIISFGISARSSREAVNRANDQGVKARLMQLPTIWPFPEEAVRNACSDAKAVLVAEMNSGQICREVRACGIQREKVVGVNRADTAVITPGEILQAIKEVMIL, translated from the coding sequence ATGAAGAAGGATGATAGCATAAAATTCCTTCAGGGAAATGAAGCCTGTGCTTTGGGCGGCATAACAGCTGGAGCACGTTTTTTTGCCGGGTACCCAATTAGTCCGGCATCTGAAATAGCCGAATTAAGTTCCTTGCTGTTGCCTCAGCGGGGGGGCATATATTTACAAATGGAAGATGAAATCGCCAGCATTGCTGCCGTGATTGGTGCTTCACTGGGAGGAATGAAGGCTTTTACATCCACCAGCGGGCCAGGTCTCTCCTTAATGCAGGAGAATATAGGGTTTGCCATAATGGCCGAGGCCCCCTGTGTGATTATTAATGTACAAAGGTTCGGACCAAGTACCGGAGTGGCTACCCGGCCTGGACAGGCAGACGTCATGGCCGCCCGTTGGGGTACGCACGGAGATCACGGTATAATTGTTCTTGCCCCCACTTCGGTGCAAGAATGCTACGACTTAACAATAGAAGCATTCAATTTAGCTGAAGCTCTGCGAACCCCGGTTATATTGCTCACTGACGCCACTTTAGCTCATTTAAGAGAAAAAGTCGTAACCAAGACTGATAAAGAGTTGTCCATTATCTCCCGGCAAAAACCACACCAGGTAACGGGAGATTACCAACCTTACCGCCCCGGGCCAAATGGGGTACCCGTATTACCCGATTTTGGCGACCAGAATATACTGCGGATAACGGGCCTGGTACATGACCATGACGGTTATTCAACCCCAAAACCGCAAACAGCCGGTGACCTTGTGCACAGGTTACTGCAAAAAATCGAAGGGGCAACTGGCTTGATGCCTACACCCCGGTACTTTGGATCAAATGATCCTGAAATTGTGATTATTTCATTTGGAATCTCTGCCCGTTCCTCACGGGAAGCTGTGAACAGGGCCAATGACCAGGGAGTAAAGGCACGCCTGATGCAGTTGCCAACGATATGGCCTTTCCCGGAAGAAGCTGTGCGGAATGCATGCTCTGATGCCAAGGCGGTTTTGGTGGCGGAAATGAACAGCGGCCAAATATGTAGGGAAGTTCGAGCCTGTGGTATACAGCGGGAGAAGGTAGTGGGTGTGAACCGCGCCGATACTGCAGTTATCACCCCGGGTGAAATTCTTCAGGCAATCAAGGAAGTGATGATCTTATGA
- a CDS encoding 4Fe-4S dicluster domain-containing protein, which yields MTTAAKTPFQPIIDKDLCKQCGICIHFCPRGVLEVDEKGFPLVQNPEKCNGCLMCFLRCPDFSLEVINDEEG from the coding sequence GTGACAACTGCTGCAAAGACACCATTCCAGCCCATAATCGACAAGGATTTATGTAAGCAGTGCGGTATATGCATCCATTTCTGTCCGCGAGGGGTATTGGAAGTTGATGAAAAGGGATTTCCTCTTGTTCAAAACCCGGAAAAATGTAACGGTTGCCTTATGTGTTTTCTTCGGTGCCCGGATTTCTCCCTGGAGGTGATTAATGATGAAGAAGGATGA
- a CDS encoding stage II sporulation protein P: MTARKVFAGDEIITAAGDYYRVVVVRNKDAQAKLVGKDENYLAWTDYFHNYAAVTAANWGGRPVGVYHTHTDESYLPSDGKPSIPFRGGIYQVGNEFVESLQENKVDVKYYKTPHDPHDNNAYTRSRRTAMGLLKSNPIALFDIHRDGVPDPDFFKEEVSGEDVAQLRIVVGRQNPKMKSNMDFASRLMAYANKVHPGLVKEIYKGQGNYNQDLLSTAILLEAGTYTNNKALAENGIKFLAEAVPVVLGVNNPGTGITSDEAGNTGWNVALWLVLLTLLAGSFFSILNFGWKGTIDGLKRLGRRFAESEIWIRIQQTILNSYRWAREGIENFKVRKYKQ; encoded by the coding sequence ATGACTGCCCGCAAGGTATTCGCCGGGGATGAAATAATTACCGCCGCCGGGGATTACTATAGGGTAGTGGTTGTTAGAAATAAAGATGCTCAGGCAAAGCTTGTTGGAAAAGATGAAAACTATTTAGCTTGGACTGATTATTTTCATAACTATGCTGCGGTTACTGCTGCTAATTGGGGGGGGAGACCGGTGGGAGTTTACCATACCCATACGGACGAATCCTACCTTCCCAGCGACGGAAAACCGTCTATTCCCTTTCGAGGTGGTATTTACCAGGTTGGCAATGAATTTGTAGAATCCCTACAGGAGAATAAAGTAGATGTAAAATATTATAAAACACCTCATGATCCACACGATAACAATGCCTATACCCGCTCCCGCCGCACGGCAATGGGGCTTTTAAAAAGTAATCCCATTGCGTTATTCGATATTCACCGGGATGGAGTGCCCGACCCTGATTTCTTTAAAGAGGAGGTCAGTGGAGAGGATGTTGCACAATTGCGTATAGTCGTAGGAAGGCAAAATCCTAAAATGAAAAGTAATATGGATTTTGCATCACGGCTTATGGCTTACGCGAACAAAGTGCATCCCGGACTGGTCAAGGAGATATATAAGGGACAAGGTAATTATAATCAAGACCTTTTGTCTACTGCTATTTTATTGGAGGCGGGAACCTATACTAACAATAAGGCGCTGGCGGAAAACGGCATTAAATTTCTGGCAGAAGCAGTACCGGTAGTACTTGGAGTCAATAATCCCGGTACGGGAATAACAAGTGATGAAGCGGGTAATACAGGGTGGAATGTTGCTTTGTGGCTTGTCTTACTTACTTTATTAGCCGGATCTTTTTTCTCTATATTAAACTTCGGCTGGAAGGGAACTATAGACGGTTTGAAAAGATTGGGGCGCCGTTTTGCAGAAAGTGAAATATGGATTCGCATCCAACAGACAATTCTTAATAGTTATCGTTGGGCCCGGGAAGGAATAGAAAATTTTAAAGTTCGTAAATACAAACAATAA
- the dinB gene encoding DNA polymerase IV: MQSRHILHVDMDAFFASIEQRDNPDLRGKPVVVGGSPEARGVVAAASYEARRYGIKSAMPTATAVRLCAGLIIVSSHHGRYRSVSSQLMAIFSDYTPLVEPVSLDEAYLDVTGCTHLFGTLKDIAKKIQNRIASELQLTASVGVGPNKLVAKLASDYRKPEGLTVISPQEVESFLANMPVEKVWGIGPRTCSELQKIGVTTVGKLQGISLDFLMKRFGKHGKVLYELSRGLDERPVITEQKAKTMGKEITFPKDIRDVPRVKNTLWELAEAVCHRMRKKGLVCASVTLKLKYADLSLITRTVTLPRPTALTVLVREAVLSLLKANWNGYPFVRLVGISCGKLMECGNVSPSLFPDEAMDKEEKITRVTDNLKEKFGEQVVTSAALLKEK; this comes from the coding sequence ATGCAGTCGCGCCATATTTTACACGTTGACATGGATGCATTTTTTGCTTCCATAGAACAAAGAGACAATCCTGATTTGCGTGGCAAACCGGTCGTGGTCGGAGGATCGCCGGAGGCGCGGGGGGTGGTGGCCGCTGCCTCATATGAGGCCCGAAGGTATGGAATAAAAAGTGCCATGCCTACGGCAACTGCTGTCCGGTTGTGCGCTGGATTGATAATCGTAAGCTCGCATCACGGTAGATACAGGTCTGTTTCCAGTCAGCTGATGGCCATATTTTCCGATTACACCCCCTTAGTAGAGCCGGTATCCCTTGATGAAGCTTACTTGGATGTAACCGGCTGTACTCATCTTTTTGGGACTCTTAAAGATATAGCTAAGAAGATACAGAATCGAATTGCCAGTGAACTTCAATTAACGGCCTCGGTGGGAGTTGGACCCAACAAGCTTGTGGCCAAACTGGCATCTGATTACCGGAAACCCGAAGGGCTTACTGTTATTTCACCTCAAGAAGTGGAAAGTTTTCTGGCCAATATGCCGGTGGAAAAAGTGTGGGGTATTGGCCCCCGCACATGTTCGGAACTTCAGAAAATCGGTGTGACTACAGTTGGCAAGTTACAGGGTATCTCGCTGGATTTTTTAATGAAACGCTTTGGAAAACACGGCAAGGTTTTATATGAATTATCCAGGGGATTGGATGAAAGACCGGTAATAACGGAACAAAAAGCTAAAACTATGGGTAAAGAAATTACCTTCCCCAAGGACATTCGGGATGTACCTAGAGTAAAAAACACTCTATGGGAGTTAGCGGAGGCGGTTTGTCACCGTATGCGTAAAAAAGGACTTGTTTGCGCATCGGTAACTCTTAAATTAAAATATGCAGATTTAAGTCTTATTACCCGAACTGTAACCTTACCGCGACCGACAGCTCTTACGGTTTTAGTGCGTGAAGCGGTTTTATCTTTACTGAAAGCAAATTGGAACGGATATCCTTTTGTTCGCCTGGTAGGGATTTCTTGTGGTAAGTTAATGGAGTGCGGTAATGTTTCACCTTCTCTTTTTCCTGACGAGGCAATGGATAAAGAAGAAAAAATAACTAGAGTAACAGATAACCTTAAAGAAAAATTCGGAGAGCAGGTTGTTACAAGTGCGGCGTTGTTAAAAGAGAAATAA
- a CDS encoding SDR family oxidoreductase: MDLNFNGKVVVVTGAASGIGRAAALTFADLGADVVVLDVDAKGKEIVGDIQKKGGTAIFSRTDISRNGAVRQAVDKINQQLGGVDVLINNAAIAREGNVLDVTVDEWNQVLNINLTGAYLCSKYCVPHMESRGGGAIVNVASVQGLSTEQDNAAYSASKGGLIALTKSMALDLAPKNIRVNCVCPGAIETEKVKQALSESSEPDIVRQEWSDLHALRRMGTPQEVANVIVFLASSLSSFMTGTPVLVDGGMLASFGTAGKPV; this comes from the coding sequence ATAGACTTGAATTTTAATGGAAAAGTGGTAGTAGTTACTGGCGCTGCATCAGGAATCGGCAGGGCTGCTGCCCTTACCTTTGCAGATTTGGGTGCTGATGTTGTAGTTTTGGATGTGGATGCAAAAGGTAAAGAAATTGTTGGGGACATTCAAAAAAAAGGCGGAACAGCTATTTTTTCCCGAACTGATATCTCTCGAAATGGAGCAGTAAGGCAAGCTGTGGATAAGATTAATCAGCAGCTGGGTGGTGTTGACGTCCTGATCAATAATGCGGCTATAGCCAGAGAGGGAAATGTTTTGGATGTCACAGTTGATGAGTGGAATCAAGTGTTGAATATAAATTTAACAGGTGCTTATTTGTGTTCCAAGTATTGTGTGCCTCATATGGAGAGTCGCGGGGGCGGGGCCATAGTGAATGTTGCCTCTGTTCAAGGGCTCTCCACCGAACAAGATAACGCTGCTTATTCAGCTTCAAAAGGTGGATTAATTGCCCTGACTAAAAGTATGGCCCTGGATTTGGCTCCCAAAAACATTAGGGTGAATTGCGTTTGTCCTGGTGCCATTGAAACGGAAAAAGTAAAGCAGGCTTTATCCGAATCCTCGGAGCCGGACATTGTGCGGCAGGAATGGAGTGACTTGCATGCTTTGCGAAGAATGGGGACGCCTCAAGAAGTGGCTAATGTGATAGTATTTTTAGCTTCCAGCTTATCGTCTTTTATGACCGGAACACCTGTTTTAGTGGATGGCGGCATGCTCGCTTCCTTTGGTACAGCAGGAAAACCCGTCTAA
- a CDS encoding LapA family protein — MQIYFVIALIFAVLVAIFAIQNSAPVHVQFLFWEIQRISQVLVILGAAAIGALIVLFMGAGKQIKLIWQVRQLTQQYNQLKNEHQKLKQQLNTTTDQTVDVIQNENNESGSNNFNEENEPDKDTNKI, encoded by the coding sequence ATGCAGATTTATTTTGTCATAGCTCTTATCTTTGCGGTCCTAGTCGCCATTTTTGCTATACAAAACTCGGCACCTGTACATGTTCAATTTCTTTTCTGGGAAATACAAAGAATATCACAGGTACTGGTCATCCTCGGTGCCGCAGCCATAGGTGCTTTAATAGTGCTTTTTATGGGTGCAGGCAAGCAAATTAAGCTGATTTGGCAAGTAAGACAACTGACCCAACAATACAATCAATTAAAAAACGAACACCAGAAGCTTAAACAGCAACTTAATACTACCACGGATCAAACGGTGGACGTAATTCAAAATGAAAATAATGAATCTGGAAGCAATAATTTCAATGAAGAAAACGAACCAGATAAAGACACCAATAAAATTTGA
- a CDS encoding complex I NDUFA9 subunit family protein: MILVTGGTGFVGHHLVWKLNDLGYPVRVLVRNVSEAQDVLPDNVELVKGDITDRSSLLKACTDVNSIINLVSIIREKEDVTFERVNVQGTLNTVIAAEQSGVKRFIHLSALGAQNNTYYRYSYSKWLGEEAVRQSGLNWTIMRPSLIYGTGFNFFDRLLQSVKMFPPPFVPVPGKGTTLFQPIAVQDVVKCLVTALKAPAMSGQVYEVGGPEHLSYNQMLDVLLQIIHIKRIKLKMPLLLMHMIVPLMTKLLKDPPVTPEELKQMDNDNITELDSVPRHFSFSPTPLSQGLEYLVPAEN, from the coding sequence GTGATACTGGTAACCGGAGGGACAGGGTTTGTAGGGCACCACCTGGTGTGGAAGTTGAATGATCTGGGATATCCGGTACGAGTGCTGGTGCGCAATGTTTCCGAAGCCCAGGATGTGCTGCCGGATAATGTGGAACTGGTTAAAGGTGACATTACAGACCGTAGTTCACTTCTTAAAGCCTGTACCGATGTTAACAGTATTATAAATCTGGTTTCAATTATTCGGGAAAAGGAAGATGTAACATTTGAAAGAGTAAATGTGCAAGGAACCTTAAATACGGTTATAGCTGCTGAGCAATCAGGCGTAAAGCGGTTTATTCATCTTAGTGCCCTTGGGGCGCAGAATAACACTTATTACAGGTATAGTTATTCAAAATGGCTGGGAGAGGAAGCCGTTAGGCAAAGTGGTTTAAACTGGACTATTATGCGTCCTTCGTTGATATACGGAACTGGTTTCAACTTTTTCGATCGCCTCTTGCAGTCCGTTAAGATGTTTCCACCGCCGTTTGTCCCTGTGCCGGGAAAGGGAACGACGTTATTCCAGCCTATAGCTGTACAAGATGTAGTGAAATGCTTAGTAACTGCTCTGAAAGCTCCTGCTATGTCTGGTCAAGTTTATGAAGTTGGGGGGCCTGAGCATTTAAGTTATAACCAAATGTTGGATGTACTGCTGCAAATTATACATATAAAACGTATAAAGTTGAAGATGCCCCTGTTACTTATGCATATGATCGTACCTTTGATGACAAAATTATTAAAGGATCCTCCGGTTACACCAGAGGAGTTGAAGCAAATGGATAATGACAACATAACTGAACTGGACTCAGTACCAAGGCATTTTAGTTTTAGTCCCACGCCTCTTTCTCAGGGGTTGGAATATCTGGTTCCGGCAGAAAATTAA
- a CDS encoding DUF523 domain-containing protein codes for MILVSACLLGDNCKYNGGNNYTKEIARLKRDIVLPVCPEELGGLLTPRLPAQFDRADGEALLDGRCKVWDAKGNDVTQNFLSGAAKALAMAQRRGVHTAILKERSPSCGVSSVYITERGTAPVVGMGVTAALLKKNGIKVLSDEKLHQWLPLIERDL; via the coding sequence GTGATATTGGTAAGCGCTTGCCTTTTAGGGGATAACTGCAAATATAACGGTGGAAACAATTACACCAAGGAAATAGCCCGGTTAAAAAGGGATATTGTTTTGCCTGTATGTCCCGAAGAGTTGGGAGGACTGCTAACACCTAGGTTGCCGGCACAGTTTGATCGGGCTGATGGGGAAGCACTTTTAGATGGCCGATGCAAAGTTTGGGATGCCAAAGGTAACGATGTAACTCAAAATTTTCTGTCCGGTGCAGCTAAAGCACTGGCTATGGCGCAACGAAGAGGTGTTCATACTGCAATTTTGAAAGAGCGCAGCCCCTCATGCGGAGTTTCCAGCGTTTATATAACGGAGAGGGGAACTGCACCCGTGGTAGGTATGGGAGTAACAGCTGCGTTATTAAAAAAGAACGGTATTAAAGTTTTATCCGACGAAAAACTACACCAATGGCTGCCGCTGATAGAAAGAGATCTATAG
- a CDS encoding alpha/beta hydrolase, giving the protein MMAVYEWKKVNFTNTRNQELAGLFYTAGQKGSPTLIVCHGFTGSKEGGDKALRMSEFFAQANYDTLLFDFAGNGDSQGEFEDLTLSGQVGDLKSAVDWCKRQGAGKIVTLGRSFGGTTVICHAAEDKRVTAVCTWAAASRLMDLFTGLVDEDTDDPQKVMLAGDEGILYLKKTFFKDIESFNVPQMASRINPTSMLIIHGTEDDVVSPDDAKLIFNAAQEPKKLVYIDGADHQFETHTRQVWEVCLNWLLEDQNV; this is encoded by the coding sequence ATGATGGCAGTTTACGAGTGGAAAAAAGTTAATTTTACAAATACCCGTAATCAGGAACTGGCCGGTTTATTTTATACCGCCGGGCAAAAAGGTTCTCCTACATTGATCGTATGCCACGGCTTCACAGGAAGCAAAGAAGGTGGCGATAAAGCCTTGCGCATGTCAGAATTTTTTGCCCAAGCCAATTATGACACCCTTCTTTTTGATTTTGCCGGTAACGGTGATAGCCAGGGCGAGTTTGAAGATCTTACCTTATCGGGACAGGTGGGTGACCTGAAGAGTGCCGTCGATTGGTGTAAGCGCCAGGGTGCAGGAAAAATAGTAACACTTGGTCGCAGTTTCGGTGGCACCACTGTTATTTGTCACGCTGCCGAAGACAAAAGGGTTACAGCAGTGTGCACATGGGCAGCGGCATCCAGGCTGATGGATCTTTTCACAGGACTGGTCGATGAAGACACCGACGACCCCCAAAAGGTAATGTTAGCGGGAGATGAAGGAATTCTATATCTAAAAAAGACCTTCTTTAAGGACATCGAAAGTTTCAACGTGCCCCAAATGGCTTCCCGCATAAATCCTACTTCGATGCTAATAATTCACGGAACTGAAGATGATGTGGTTTCTCCGGACGATGCAAAGCTTATATTTAATGCAGCCCAAGAACCCAAGAAATTGGTTTACATTGACGGTGCAGATCACCAATTTGAGACACACACCAGGCAAGTTTGGGAGGTATGTCTTAATTGGTTACTGGAGGATCAAAATGTATAA